A window from Vicia villosa cultivar HV-30 ecotype Madison, WI unplaced genomic scaffold, Vvil1.0 ctg.000493F_1_1, whole genome shotgun sequence encodes these proteins:
- the LOC131628903 gene encoding double-stranded RNA-binding protein 1-like: MYKTQLQHLCHQRKWSLPKYSVMYDGPQHKPIYKAYVLVNGVTFTSSDTFSSSKEAQNQAAKSAFLNLSSPSSRSSIPTDEYGPKEEVEAVKSQETPVIRTETARLSKQQLQNYARKNNLEQPVYTIKNEGLLHDIRFKASVVIGGKSFDSQTFFNTRKEAEQAAAKVALMELPISADLFKKDDSCPAKSLLLELTQREGFPKPIYITTESRSSNMPTFFSTVEVDGVEFHGKASRSKKQAEHDAAKIAYIALQECGLNMYASFSSSTKENSAIQSTDKPNILKSKRILNFEDELLDQEIFHNSMHNGSFPLPPNKKIKISNMGSSSSHNYKLPPVKVSESNNLKTPDTSSYFLGNRFKVYTKFPNIIFPEGITIVPIGDDKWIAASLECPNDKDV, translated from the exons ATGTACAAGACACAGCTACAACATCTATGCCACCAGAGAAAGTGGAGTTTGCCAAAATACTCTGTCATGTATGATGGTCCTCAACACAAGCCAATCTATAAGGCTTATGTTCTTGTCAACGGTGTTACTTTTACTTCTTCTGATACTTTCAGTTCATCGAAAGAAGCTCAAAACCAAGCTGCTAAGAGTGCTTTTCTCAACTTATCGTCTCCATCATCTC GCTCTTCCATACCAACAGATGAATATGGTCCAAAAGAGGAAGTTGAAGCTGTCAAATCTCAAGAGACTCCAGTTATTAGGACTG AGACGGCTCGTTTGAGCAAACAGCAGTTGCAAAACTATGCTCGAAAGAACAATCTCGAGCAACCTgtttatacaattaaaaatgAGGGGCTACTTCATGACATTCGCTTCAAGGCTTCTGTCGTTATTGGTGGGAAATCATTTGACAGCCAAACATTTTTCAACACAAGAAAAGAGGCAGAACAGGCTGCTGCAAAAGTTGCTTTGATGGAACTGCCAATTTCAGCCGACTTGTTTAAGAAG GATGATTCTTGTCCAGCCAAGAGTTTACTGCTAGAACTAACACAGAGAGAAGGTTTTCCGAAACCAATATATATAACTACAGAGTCTCGTTCTTCTAATATGCCAACTTTTTTCTCAACTGTGGAAGTAGACGGTGTAGAATTTCATGGAAAGGCATCTAGATCCAAAAAACAGGCCGAACATGATGCTGCAAAGATTGCTTACATTGCTTTACAAGAGT GTGGACTAAATATGTATGCTTCTTTTTCTTCCTCTACCAAAGAAAACTCAGCAATACAATCAACTGATAAACCAAACATTCTTAAATCCAAGCGGATTCTTAACTTTGAAG ATGAACTTTTGGATCAGGAGATTTTCCACAATAGCATGCATAATGGATCTTTTCCTCTGCCTcctaacaaaaaaataaagataagcaACATGGGCTCTTCATCTTCGCATAATTATAAACTTCCTCCTGTAAAGGTTTCTGAGTCCAACAACCTAAAGACTCCAGATACAAGTAGTTATTTTCTTGGTAACAGGTTCAAGGTGTACACAAAATTTCCCAATATTATATTTCCCGAGGGAATTACAATTGTGCCTATTGGTGACGATAAATGGATTGCAGCGAGCTTGGAATGTCCAAATGACAAAGACGTTTGA
- the LOC131628923 gene encoding phosphatidylglycerophosphate phosphatase 1, chloroplastic/mitochondrial-like isoform X1, with amino-acid sequence MLSTSAAAQLPSCSYRIPSLLNVHHHTRQKRKLTTLSLANADNQIPLRNFYGPSLPQTYSCCNGIESNYRSSHNSNSDQNDRHLFLIKFFSLAESEDTGNQNPETRNHSEHQVDRQREFRENDTNIALFTQMWWVDLKAAFGQSINFEGILCSTMVILKDPHLAVPHISVRDIRYIDWAALRRKGFKGVVFDKDNTITAPYSLTLWPLLESSLESCKSEFGPDIAVFSNSAGLREYDHDGSKARNLESAIGIKVIRHRVKKPGGTAEEVEKHFGCDSSQLIMVGDRPFTDIVYGNRNGFLTILTEPLSLTEEPFIVKQVRKLETTFVNYWSRKGLKPPEQKLLPDPRHCVKEPRP; translated from the exons atgctGTCTACTAGTGCTGCTGCTCAGCTTCCCAGTTGCTCGTACCGCATTCCCAGCCTTCTTAATGTCCATCATCATACTCGACAAAAGAGAAAACTCACCACTCTATCACTTGCCAATGCAGATAACCAAATCCCTCTCAGAAACTTCTACGGTCCAAGTCTTCCTCAGACATACAGTTGCTGCAACGGGATAGAAAGCAATTACAGGTCTAGTCACAATTCCAATTCAGATCAGAACGACAGACACCTATTCCTTATTAAATTCTTCTCACTTGCTGAATCAGAAGACACCGGTAATCAAAATCCAGAAACCAGAAACCACAGTGAACATCAAGTAGACAGACAAAGGGAATTCAGGGAAAACGACACAAACATAGCACTTTTCACTCAGATGTGGTGGGTAGATTTGAAAGCGGCATTCGGCCAAAGCATCAACTTTGAGGGCATTCTCTGTTCAACTATGGTGATCTTAAAAGACCCACATTTGGCTGTGCCCCATATTTCAGTTCGTGATATAAGATACATTGACTGGGCTGCTCTACGTAGAAAGGGATTTAAGGGTGTTGTCTTTGACAAAGATAATACTATTACAGCGCCCTACTCTTTAACGCTGTGGCCTCTACTCGAGTCTTCACTGGAAAGTTGTAAATCAGAGTTTGGTCCAGATATTGCTGTATTCAGTAACTCAGCTG GACTTCGCGAGTATGACCATGATGGTTCAAAGGCTAGGAATCTTGAGAGTGCGATTGGAATTAAAGTCATCAGACACA GAGTGAAGAAGCCAGGTGGCACAGCTGAAGAAGTTGAAAAGCATTTTGGCTGTGATTCATCACAGTTAATCATG GTGGGTGACCGTCCCTTCACTGACATTGTTTATGGCAATCGAAATGGATTTCTTACTATCTTGACAGAGCCATTGAGTCTTACCGAGGAGCCATTTATTGTTAAGCAG GTGAGGAAGCTAGAAACTACATTTGTAAATTACTGGTCTAGAAAAGGATTGAAGCCCCCTGAGCAGAAGCTATTGCCAGATCCCAGACATTGTGTCAAAGAGCCACGTCCTTGA
- the LOC131628923 gene encoding phosphatidylglycerophosphate phosphatase 1, chloroplastic/mitochondrial-like isoform X2: MWWVDLKAAFGQSINFEGILCSTMVILKDPHLAVPHISVRDIRYIDWAALRRKGFKGVVFDKDNTITAPYSLTLWPLLESSLESCKSEFGPDIAVFSNSAGLREYDHDGSKARNLESAIGIKVIRHRVKKPGGTAEEVEKHFGCDSSQLIMVGDRPFTDIVYGNRNGFLTILTEPLSLTEEPFIVKQVRKLETTFVNYWSRKGLKPPEQKLLPDPRHCVKEPRP; encoded by the exons ATGTGGTGGGTAGATTTGAAAGCGGCATTCGGCCAAAGCATCAACTTTGAGGGCATTCTCTGTTCAACTATGGTGATCTTAAAAGACCCACATTTGGCTGTGCCCCATATTTCAGTTCGTGATATAAGATACATTGACTGGGCTGCTCTACGTAGAAAGGGATTTAAGGGTGTTGTCTTTGACAAAGATAATACTATTACAGCGCCCTACTCTTTAACGCTGTGGCCTCTACTCGAGTCTTCACTGGAAAGTTGTAAATCAGAGTTTGGTCCAGATATTGCTGTATTCAGTAACTCAGCTG GACTTCGCGAGTATGACCATGATGGTTCAAAGGCTAGGAATCTTGAGAGTGCGATTGGAATTAAAGTCATCAGACACA GAGTGAAGAAGCCAGGTGGCACAGCTGAAGAAGTTGAAAAGCATTTTGGCTGTGATTCATCACAGTTAATCATG GTGGGTGACCGTCCCTTCACTGACATTGTTTATGGCAATCGAAATGGATTTCTTACTATCTTGACAGAGCCATTGAGTCTTACCGAGGAGCCATTTATTGTTAAGCAG GTGAGGAAGCTAGAAACTACATTTGTAAATTACTGGTCTAGAAAAGGATTGAAGCCCCCTGAGCAGAAGCTATTGCCAGATCCCAGACATTGTGTCAAAGAGCCACGTCCTTGA
- the LOC131628956 gene encoding uncharacterized protein LOC131628956, with protein MEGITQSLYLTKIPKSQTYSVSSSNSPLSLYSKASSIAFNSSTYQCFLFQQHGGGVINPIAKEKGKLGAIHASEATTPTTNATGRWILEPIGDGDTRHIGYKVAMPGAYEINSNEVTVGRVPEKADLVIQVATVSGAHARIRKKEDNLLVMDLDSTNGTYVNEIRLKPGVVTAVSPGSFITFGDTNLAMFRVSKIKDEKAADTTGEAEGESDNGDKSDITETS; from the exons ATGGAAGGCATAACACAATCTCTCTACCTAACAAAAATTCCCAAGTCTCAAACCTACTCTGTTTCTTCATCAAATTCACCACTTTCATTATACTCCAAAGCCTCTTCAATAGCTTTCAATTCATCAACATATCAATGCTTTCTTTTTCAGCAACATGGTGGTGGTGTTATAAATCCCATAGCAAAAGAAAAGGGGAAACTGGGAGCTATTCATGCATCAGAGGCTACAACTCCAACAACAAACGCTACTGGAAGATGGATTCTTGAACCAATTG GAGATGGTGATACAAGACATATAGGCTACAAGGTTGCAATGCCAGGTGCATATGAAATCAATTCT aatgaAGTCACTGTTGGACGTGTTCCAGAGAAAGCTGATCTGGTGATTCAAGTTGCAACAG TGTCTGGCGCGCATGCACGCATTCGGAAAAAAGAAGACAATCTTCTAGTTATGGATTTGGATAGCACCAATGGGACATACGTTAATGAGATACGGCTGAAACCTGGAGTAGTTACCGCGGTATCTCCGGGGAGTTTTATTACTTTTG GGGATACTAATTTGGCTATGTTCCGCGTGTCAAAGATAAAAGATGAGAAGGCTGCAGATACAACTGGAGAAGCAGAAGGTGAATCAGACAATGGTGACAAATCTGATATTACTGAAACAAGTTGA
- the LOC131628957 gene encoding NADH--cytochrome b5 reductase 1-like has protein sequence MDFLRTQRIEVISMAVALVAIVGGTAYYYYLTKKPKGCLDPENFQEFKLVKRTQLSHNVAKFRFELPDSSSVLGLPIGQHISCRGKDSLGEEVIKPYTPTTLDTDIGYFELVVKMYPQGRMSHHFSEMREGDYLDVKGPKGRFKYQPNQVKVFGMIAGGTGITPMFQVIRAILENPQDKTYINLIYANVTREDILLKQELDLLAVKFPYRLKVYYVLNQPPEIWNAGVGFVTKEMIQKRFPAPASNIKILRCGPPPMNKAMAAHLEELGYTSDMQFQF, from the exons ATGGATTTTCTTCGGACTCAGAGGATCGAGGTGATAAGCATGGCAGTAGCTCTTGTTGCCATTGTTGGTGGTACCGCTTACTATTACTATCtcaccaagaaacctaaag GGTGCTTGGATCCTGAGAATTTCCAGGAATTTAAACTTGTCAAACGCACTCAACTCAGTCATAATGTTGCCAAGTTCAGATTTGAACTTCCCGATTCAAGCTCCGTGTTGGGACTCCCCATTGGACAACATATCAGCTGCAG AGGGAAAGACAGTCTTGGTGAAGAAGTAATCAAACCATATACTCCAACAACATTGGATACTGATATTGGATACTTTGAATTGGTCGTAAAG ATGTATCCACAAGGAAGAATGTCTCATCACTTCAGTGAGATGCGTGAAGGTGATTACTTAGACGTGAAAGGACCAAAG GGACGCTTTAAGTACCAACCCAACCAAGTAAAAGTTTTTGGAATGATTGCTGGTGGCACCGGTATCACTCCAATGTTTCAG GTTATAAGAGCTATACTAGAAAATCCACAGGATAAAACCTACATAAATTTGATATATGCCAATGTCACACGTGAGGACATTCTTCTAAAG CAAGAGTTGGATCTTTTGGCAGTTAAGTTTCCATATCGACTTAAAGTTTATTATGTTCTAAATCAG CCACCAGAGATATGGAATGCTGGAGTCGGATTTGTAACCAAGGAAATGATCCAAAAACGCTTCCCTGCACCAGCATCCAATATTAAG ATATTAAGGTGTGGACCACCTCCCATGAACAAGGCTATGGCTGCTCACCTTGAAGAACTTGGTTACACCTCTGACATGCAGTTTCAgttttaa